A window of Caldisericaceae bacterium contains these coding sequences:
- the asd gene encoding aspartate-semialdehyde dehydrogenase, which produces MIDVSILGATGMIGQRFIELLADHPWFRIKSVFASEKKRGKKYKDGAQWVLESDMPESVKELPILSISEDKPERIILSSLPSEIAFDIEEMLSKEGYFIFSNASSHRYDEFVPIVVPEVNPDHIEAVRYQGRIGFIVTNPNCSTTGLVLTLKPILNEFGIKEVIVFTMQAISGAGFPGVPSLSILDNVIPYIEKEEGKIKIETKKILGRFDEKFIPKDFKVYARSNRVMVRDGHMEVVFLKTERDASIEEFKRSFMEFKGIPQKIDLPSAPKNPIILFDEPDRPQPLFDRLRGRGMSVSVGRVKRLRKGFSPLLFFLIIP; this is translated from the coding sequence ATGATTGATGTCTCCATTCTTGGAGCAACTGGGATGATAGGACAAAGGTTTATAGAGTTATTGGCAGACCATCCGTGGTTTAGGATAAAGTCCGTATTTGCCTCAGAAAAAAAGAGGGGAAAGAAATATAAAGATGGTGCTCAATGGGTTCTTGAGAGCGATATGCCAGAGAGTGTTAAAGAGCTTCCCATACTGTCTATATCAGAGGATAAACCAGAAAGAATTATCCTTTCTTCTCTTCCATCAGAGATTGCCTTTGATATTGAAGAGATGCTTTCAAAGGAGGGATACTTTATCTTTAGTAATGCAAGTAGTCATAGATATGACGAGTTTGTTCCAATAGTTGTTCCTGAGGTAAATCCAGACCACATTGAGGCAGTAAGGTATCAAGGAAGAATTGGTTTCATAGTGACAAATCCTAACTGTTCAACTACAGGGCTTGTCTTAACTTTAAAGCCAATACTAAATGAGTTTGGTATTAAAGAGGTAATAGTTTTTACAATGCAGGCAATATCAGGAGCTGGTTTCCCTGGAGTTCCATCATTATCTATCCTTGACAATGTAATTCCATACATTGAAAAGGAAGAGGGGAAAATAAAGATTGAGACAAAGAAAATACTTGGAAGATTTGATGAAAAGTTTATTCCCAAGGATTTTAAAGTTTATGCAAGGTCTAATAGAGTTATGGTGAGAGATGGGCATATGGAGGTCGTCTTTTTAAAAACAGAGAGAGACGCATCAATTGAGGAATTTAAAAGGTCTTTCATGGAGTTTAAAGGAATCCCTCAAAAGATAGACCTTCCTTCAGCACCAAAAAATCCAATAATTCTATTTGATGAACCAGATAGACCGCAACCTCTTTTTGATAGATTGAGGGGGAGAGGGATGAGTGTAAGTGTAGGAAGGGTAAAAAGATTGAGGAAAGGTTTTTCACCTTTACTCTTCTTTCTCATAATACCATAA
- a CDS encoding 2-oxo acid dehydrogenase subunit E2, giving the protein MMFSLTFDHRVVDGALAAKFLGRIGCYLKNQKRFLNFENRRV; this is encoded by the coding sequence ATGATGTTTTCTCTTACATTTGATCATAGAGTTGTTGATGGAGCGTTAGCGGCTAAATTTTTGGGTAGGATAGGATGCTATCTTAAAAACCAGAAAAGATTTTTAAACTTCGAAAATAGGAGAGTATAA
- a CDS encoding NAD(+)/NADH kinase translates to MSGVVGIIANPESGRDIRRLVSHASVFDNMEKVNIVERILTTLQVFGIKKALVMPESFGIVPAAVNTLGRNLKMEIEYVPIKVFDSWKDTYEAVKLMKDKVNAIVVIGGDGTNRIVAKLSDDIPIMPISTGTNNVFPYMIEATIAAEATAAILTGIVKKEEGTFRAKRLDIIQDGELKDIALIDVAVTTHSFIGSKAVWKTEFIKEVIVSKPSPFNIGLSSIASVLSLDEEKGVYVELGEGNSIKAPIAPGTLKDIGIKNVKTLSLGEEIKIKNIPSILALDGEREFEVKVDTYVKLTQNGPLVIDYKKTLRIAAERGFFKGDFYINNL, encoded by the coding sequence ATGAGTGGAGTTGTTGGTATCATAGCAAATCCAGAATCAGGAAGAGACATAAGAAGACTCGTATCACATGCAAGTGTATTTGATAATATGGAGAAGGTAAATATTGTTGAAAGGATTCTTACGACTCTTCAGGTATTTGGGATTAAAAAGGCTTTGGTTATGCCTGAATCTTTTGGAATAGTGCCTGCTGCTGTAAATACTTTGGGTAGAAATTTAAAAATGGAAATTGAGTATGTGCCTATTAAAGTTTTTGATAGTTGGAAAGACACTTACGAAGCAGTAAAGTTAATGAAAGATAAAGTTAATGCTATTGTAGTTATTGGTGGTGATGGAACTAATAGAATTGTAGCTAAATTAAGTGACGACATCCCAATAATGCCAATTTCAACAGGAACAAATAACGTATTCCCTTATATGATAGAGGCAACCATTGCAGCAGAAGCAACAGCAGCTATTTTAACGGGTATTGTAAAAAAAGAGGAGGGGACTTTTAGGGCAAAAAGACTTGATATAATTCAAGATGGTGAGTTAAAAGATATTGCCCTTATAGATGTTGCTGTAACAACGCACTCTTTTATTGGATCAAAGGCTGTTTGGAAAACTGAATTTATAAAAGAGGTTATAGTAAGTAAGCCCTCTCCTTTTAATATTGGTTTATCTTCAATTGCTTCTGTATTGAGTCTGGACGAAGAAAAGGGGGTATATGTTGAACTTGGAGAAGGTAATTCAATAAAGGCACCAATTGCACCAGGTACTTTAAAAGACATTGGAATTAAAAATGTGAAAACTTTGAGTTTAGGTGAAGAGATAAAAATTAAAAATATACCGTCTATATTAGCTTTAGATGGGGAAAGGGAATTTGAGGTAAAAGTAGATACTTATGTAAAGCTTACACAAAATGGTCCTTTGGTTATTGATTACAAAAAAACATTAAGGATTGCAGCAGAAAGAGGATTTTTTAAAGGAGATTTTTATATTAACAATTTATAA
- the thrA gene encoding bifunctional aspartate kinase/homoserine dehydrogenase I has product MIVMKFGGTSVGDAERIRNLKKIIDAFKEEKIVVVSAMNGITDSLVRAGTLSQLGDKSYLKEYLSIKDKHESVMKELFNENLPHVEKLLEELLNILKSIEVLGELTSRALDTIVSFGERMVVRIISEYLSKSGINSTFVDANTFLITTDDFGNALPIYAEIEKRALFLKDLLSKNIIPIVTGFIGSTIDGRITTLGRGGSDFTATILGKALDAREVWIWTDVDGVMTADPRVVKDAKPLSYISYVEAAELSYYGAKVLHPKTLLPVMEKNIPVRIKNTFNPEFPGTVIVKKIRKDENVVKSITYIKDLTLVSVNGKGMIGVPGVSARVFESARRSKTNILMISQASSEQNICLVVKTDEAKSFVDRLRKEFEKEIEREEIEGILRMDGISIISVVGAGMKGTPGIAGKVFSALGRHGINIIAIAQGSSEYNISFVVKYTEVKEAVNILHTELGLALDKKDIKVVEIVQFGVGKVGKALIEMILKNRERIEKSKRIRIVYRGIVRKNSYIVGEEAEEYIKKMNFNFPVVGKVDLEKLIKKNTVVVDVSDSDEMKDTLLFAVKKGAHVVTSNKKNLTGDMKYFESFTGGVGKFYFETTVGASLPVIKTLTDLVETGDRVKKIVSLPSGSLSFIFYHINRGKDIMDALKMALDLGYTEPNPMDDLKGFDILRKSIIMARVIGKGINLSDVEFKEFVKSNNLKEFEEGELKLFRKMIEEMRKKGFVYPVSKITGRGVSVSIESFETDSEFSLLKPGENIFIIYTERYGKVPIIIKGIGAGPEITASGVLSDILRVGREI; this is encoded by the coding sequence ATGATTGTAATGAAGTTTGGAGGAACATCTGTAGGAGATGCTGAAAGAATAAGGAATTTAAAGAAGATAATCGATGCCTTTAAAGAGGAGAAGATTGTTGTTGTATCTGCTATGAATGGTATAACCGATTCACTTGTAAGAGCAGGAACTCTATCTCAGTTAGGGGATAAAAGCTACCTAAAAGAGTATTTAAGCATTAAAGATAAGCATGAGTCGGTAATGAAAGAACTCTTTAATGAGAATCTTCCACATGTAGAGAAACTCCTTGAAGAACTATTGAATATATTAAAGAGCATTGAGGTGCTTGGAGAGCTAACATCAAGGGCTCTTGATACTATTGTCTCTTTTGGAGAAAGAATGGTTGTAAGGATAATTTCAGAGTATCTATCAAAAAGTGGAATAAACTCAACCTTTGTTGATGCAAACACGTTTCTTATAACTACGGATGATTTTGGTAATGCACTTCCCATCTATGCTGAGATTGAAAAAAGGGCGTTATTTTTAAAGGATCTACTATCAAAAAACATAATACCTATAGTAACAGGGTTTATTGGAAGCACTATTGATGGAAGAATAACAACCCTTGGGAGAGGAGGAAGTGATTTTACAGCAACAATCCTTGGTAAGGCACTTGATGCAAGGGAGGTCTGGATATGGACCGATGTTGATGGTGTTATGACGGCAGATCCAAGAGTGGTAAAGGATGCAAAACCTCTTTCATACATCTCATATGTTGAAGCAGCAGAACTTTCTTATTACGGAGCAAAAGTTCTTCATCCGAAAACTCTTCTTCCTGTAATGGAGAAAAATATACCAGTTAGGATAAAAAACACATTTAACCCAGAATTTCCTGGAACAGTTATCGTTAAGAAAATAAGGAAGGACGAGAATGTAGTAAAATCAATAACTTACATAAAGGACCTTACCCTCGTGAGTGTTAACGGAAAAGGGATGATTGGTGTCCCAGGAGTTTCAGCAAGAGTCTTTGAATCTGCAAGGAGGAGTAAAACAAATATTCTTATGATATCTCAGGCTTCATCAGAGCAGAACATATGTCTTGTGGTAAAGACTGATGAAGCAAAAAGTTTTGTTGATAGATTGAGAAAGGAATTTGAAAAAGAAATTGAGCGGGAAGAAATTGAAGGCATTCTTAGGATGGATGGCATATCAATAATATCCGTTGTGGGAGCTGGGATGAAGGGAACACCAGGAATTGCTGGAAAGGTTTTCTCAGCTCTTGGAAGACACGGAATAAACATAATAGCCATCGCTCAGGGCTCCTCAGAATACAACATATCCTTTGTTGTTAAGTATACAGAGGTAAAAGAGGCTGTAAATATACTCCACACAGAACTTGGATTAGCACTTGACAAAAAGGACATAAAGGTAGTTGAGATTGTTCAGTTTGGTGTTGGGAAAGTTGGAAAAGCCCTCATTGAGATGATTCTTAAAAACAGGGAGAGGATTGAGAAAAGCAAGAGAATTAGGATTGTATATAGAGGTATTGTAAGGAAAAACTCATACATAGTTGGTGAAGAGGCAGAAGAGTACATTAAAAAGATGAATTTTAACTTTCCAGTGGTTGGAAAGGTTGATTTAGAAAAACTTATAAAGAAAAATACAGTAGTTGTTGATGTTAGTGATTCAGATGAGATGAAAGACACCCTCCTTTTTGCAGTAAAAAAAGGCGCTCATGTTGTTACCTCTAACAAGAAAAATCTCACAGGGGATATGAAATATTTTGAATCTTTTACGGGAGGAGTTGGTAAATTTTATTTTGAAACTACAGTTGGCGCATCTTTACCTGTTATAAAAACCCTTACGGATTTAGTTGAAACAGGTGATAGAGTAAAAAAGATAGTCTCTCTTCCTAGTGGCTCTCTTTCCTTTATATTCTATCACATAAACAGGGGAAAAGATATAATGGATGCTTTAAAGATGGCTTTAGACCTTGGATATACAGAACCGAATCCTATGGATGATCTAAAAGGGTTTGATATTTTAAGAAAGAGTATAATCATGGCTAGGGTCATAGGAAAAGGAATTAATCTATCCGATGTTGAATTTAAAGAGTTTGTTAAATCTAATAATCTTAAAGAGTTTGAAGAAGGTGAATTAAAACTGTTTAGAAAAATGATAGAAGAGATGAGAAAAAAAGGTTTTGTCTATCCGGTATCAAAGATTACAGGTAGAGGAGTTAGTGTATCTATTGAATCCTTTGAAACAGATTCCGAGTTTTCCCTTTTAAAGCCTGGAGAGAACATATTTATAATATACACAGAAAGATATGGAAAAGTCCCAATTATAATTAAGGGTATTGGTGCAGGGCCTGAGATTACCGCTTCAGGAGTGCTATCAGATATATTGAGGGTAGGGAGGGAAATATGA